In one window of Henckelia pumila isolate YLH828 chromosome 1, ASM3356847v2, whole genome shotgun sequence DNA:
- the LOC140874298 gene encoding uncharacterized protein encodes MIASCSSRATEEESNRVKFCLQQYEMASGQKVNFSKSSISFGANVSNENKFLISESFGVCYTTNHGNYLALVSHLLLVVTKRKSLLLLKEKACKRLHGWRHKLLSRAGKEILLKAVIQALPTYVMSVFLLTLMLCEELKQLETYNRTQLPSISSLKSSLYPRSSFLEANIGANPSYMWRSIMATQELIKKGVRVRIGNGAHTPIWGAPWLPDKEQPLITTECPFELQETKVYSLRLSGDGNWDLDLTNDIFNERDTMLILSIPLSSRNCEDKWMWSAHRKGQY; translated from the exons ATGATAGCTTCTTGTTCTTCCAGAGCAACAGAAGAGGAAAGCAATCGTGTGAAGTTCTGTCTCCAACAATATGAAATGGCCTCTGGACAGAAGGTGAACTTCTCAAAATCTTCCATCTCTTTTGGTGCCAATGTttcaaatgaaaataaatttttgatcaGCGAATCTTTTGGGGTATGTTACACAACCAACCATGGTAATTACCTTGCCTTGGTCTCCCATCTCTTATTGGTAGTAACAAAGCGGAAGTCTTTGCTTTTGTTAAAAGAAAAGGCATGTAAACGTTTGCATGGATGGAGACACAAACTTTTGTCCCGGGCTGGTAAGGAAATCCTTCTTAAAGCAGTGATTCAAGCATTACCGACATATGTAATGAGTGTTTTCCTTTTAACTTTGATGTTATGTGAGGAATTGAAAC AGTTGGAAACTTATAACAGAACCCAACTCCCTAGCATCTCGAGTCTTAAAAGCTCGTTATATCCTCGATCATCTTTCCTCGAAGCAAATATTGGAGCCAATCCAAGCTATATGTGGCGAAGTATCATGGCTACCCAAGAATTGATCAAGAAAGGGGTAAGAGTCAGAATTGGGAACGGTGCTCACACTCCTATCTGGGGCGCACCTTGGCTTCCTGATAAAGAACAACCTCTTATCACTACTGAGTGTCCCTTCGAGCTACAGGAGACTAAAGTTTATTCCCTTCGATTGTCGGGCGATGGTAACTGGGATTTGGATCTTaccaatgatatttttaatgaaaGGGACACTATGCTTATTCTTTCTATTCCTCTTAGCAGTAGAAATTGTGAAGATAAATGGATGTGGAGTGCGCATAGGAAAGGTCAATATTAA
- the LOC140882056 gene encoding uncharacterized protein, giving the protein MLDSQKISWILRLLFLLGLGFEFGDALKLPFRVNDVLPVLPRQISWPVLNNIHSAVDLLPQYIGSLTPNNGSINWKGACFSDNEAKIDFTDAGDRGIGGGLIHLSTAAAHSWTCMDLYVFATPYRVTWDYYFSARDHTLRIESWEEPAEVEYVKQHGVSVFLMPSGMLGTLLSLVDILPLFSNTVWGQNANLAFLKKHMSASFERRHQPSRATINPEDVHSGDFLAVSKIRGRWGGFETLEKWVTGAFAGHTAVCLKDDLGNLWVGESGHENEQGEEIIVVIPWDEWWELALKDSSNPQIALLPLHPEVRARFNTSAAWEYARQMSGKPYGYHNMIFSWIDTVAENYPPPLDAHLVISVMSMWTRMQPAYAANMWNEALNMRLGTEDLDLYGIITETEKRGITFDQLLTIPEQDEWVYSDGKSTTCVAFILAMYKAAGVFGPVSNSIQVTEFTIRDAYMLKIFESNRTNLPNWCNNEEDQLPFCQILGEYKMELPLYNTLEPYTNMNENCPSLPPTYERPAHC; this is encoded by the exons ATGCTAGATTCTCAGAAGATTTCATGGATTCTGAGACTTCTCTTCCTTCTTGGATTAGGGTTTGAATTTGGGGATGCACTGAAGCTCCCGTTCCGAGTCAACGACGTTCTTCCGGTGCTGCCGCGTCAGATTTCTTGGCCTGTCCTCAACAACATCCACAGTGCTGTGGATTTGTTGCCGCAGTACATTGGATCGTTGACGCCGAATAATGGCTCCATTAACTGGAAAGGCGCTTGCTTCTCTGACAATGAGGCGAAAATTGACTTCACTGATGCCGGTGATCGGGGGATTGGGGGCGGCCTTATTCATCTCTCg ACTGCTGCAGCCCACAGCTGGACATGTATGGATTTGTATGTATTTGCTACGCCTTATAGGGTTACTTGGGACTACTATTTTTCTGCCCGAGACCACACTCTTAGAATTGAATCTTGGGAGGAACCTGCTGAAGTGGAATAT GTAAAGCAACATGGGGTCTCAGTATTTCTTATGCCTTCAGGAATGCTTGGGACACTGCTCTCCTTGGTTGATATACTGCCTCTGTTTTCAAACACTGTTTGGGGACAGAATGCTAACCTGGCTTTTCTCAAGAAACATATGAGTGCATCATTTGAAAGACGCCATCAACCATCCCGTGCCACCATCAATCCGGAAGATGTTCATTCTGGTGACTTTTTAGCTGTTTCAAAGATCCGTGGACGATGGGGTGGATTTGAAACACTGGAGAAGTGGGTCACTGGTGCATTCGCTGGACATACAGCTGTATGCCTAAAGGATGACTTGGGTAATCTTTGGGTTGGCGAGTCTGGACACGAGAATGAACAG GGCGAAGAAATTATTGTTGTAATTCCCTGGGACGAATGGTGGGAATTGGCGCTCAAGGATAGTTCCAATCCACAAATAGCTTTGTTGCCCTTACATCCAGAAGTGCGTGCAAGGTTTAATACCTCTGCAGCCTGGGAATATGCTCGGCAGATGTCAGGCAAGCCATATGGCTATCACAATATGATCTTTAGTTGGATAGACACTGTAGCTGAGAATTATCCCCCGCCTCTAGATGCTCACTTG GTCATTTCTGTCATGTCAATGTGGACCAGAATGCAGCCAGCATATGCTGCAAACATGTGGAATGAAGCTCTTAATATGCGACTTGGGACCGAG GATCTGGATTTGTATGGAATTATAACCGAGACTGAAAAACGTGGCATAACTTTTGATCAACTACTCACTATTCCTGAACAAGATGAATGGGTTTACAGTGATGGGAAGTCTACAACATGCGTTGCATTTATTCTTGCAATGTATAAAGCAGCTGGAGTATTTGGACCAGTTTCCAATTCAATTCAAGTAACTGAGTTCACG ATTCGGGACGCGTACATGCTCAAGATTTTTGAAAGCAACAGGACAAATCTGCCAAATTGGTGCAACAATGAGGAAGATCAGCTCCCGTTCTGCCAAATATTGGGTGAGTATAAAATGGAGTTGCCACTTTATAACACTTTGGAGCCATACACCAATATGAACGAGAATTGCCCTTCTCTACCTCCAACTTATGAGAGGCCTGCTCATTGCTGA
- the LOC140882065 gene encoding LOW QUALITY PROTEIN: non-functional NADPH-dependent codeinone reductase 2-like (The sequence of the model RefSeq protein was modified relative to this genomic sequence to represent the inferred CDS: inserted 1 base in 1 codon): protein MEVNRIHLAIPELNLNSGTGKIPVLGFGTASDPPVDSETTKRAVLEAIQVGYKHFDTASLYNSEKPLGEAVIEXVNSGLIKSREELFITSKLWCSDAHGQYVLPALMETLKNLNTGYVDLYLIHWPVSAKPGKVRYPIKEDDFLPMDFATVWAAMEECQRTGLTKSIGVSNFTCKQLREILDMAKIPPAVNQVEVNPCWQQKKLREFCRDRRILVVAYSTLGSIGTYYGTERVMESEVLKQIAENRGKTVAQVCLRWAYEQGVGVLVKSFNKERMKQNADIFGWSLSREEENEICKIPQGKACLGLDYTSVYGPYKTIEELWDEEI, encoded by the exons ATGGAAGTCAATCGAATCCACTTAGCTATCCCAGAACTCAATCTGAATTCAGGCACCGGAAAGATCCCTGTTCTTGGATTCGGAACGGCATCTGATCCTCCCGTGGATTCGGAAACCACAAAGAGAGCTGTTTTAGAAGCCATCCAAGTTGGTTACAAGCATTTTGACACTGCTTCACTGTATAATTCAGAGAAACCACTCGGAGAAGCCGTAATTG CGGTGAACAGCGGTCTGATCAAGTCGCGGGAAGAGTTATTCATCACTTCGAAGCTTTGGTGTAGTGATGCTCACGGCCAATATGTTCTTCCAGCACTGATGGAAACCCTCAA AAATCTGAACACGGGTTATGTTGATTTGTATCTGATACATTGGCCTGTGAGTGCTAAGCCTGGAAAAGTGCGGTATCCCATTAAAGAAGATGACTTTCTTCCCATGGATTTTGCCACAGTTTGGGCAGCCATGGAAGAGTGCCAAAGAACTGGCCTCACAAAATCTATTGGAGTCAGCAATTTCACTTGCAAGCAGCTTCGGGAAATCTTGGACATGGCGAAGATTCCGCCTGCTGTAAACCAA GTTGAGGTGAATCCATGTTGGCAACAAAAGAAGCTGAGAGAATTCTGCAGGGATAGAAGAATTCTTGTTGTTGCTTATTCTACTTTAGGATCGATTGGTACATATTATGGGACAGAAAGAGTTATGGAATCAGAAGTGCTCAAGCAAATAGCAGAGAATAGAGGAAAGACTGTTGCTCAG GTTTGCTTGAGATGGGCTTATGAGCAAGGAGTTGGAGTGCTGGTGAAGAGTTTTAACAAAGAGAGGATGAAGCAAAATGCAGACATATTTGGGTGGTCTTTAAGTAGGGAGGAAGAAAATGAGATTTGCAAAATCCCACAAGGCAAAGCATGTCTTGGATTGGATTACACCTCAGTCTATGGCCCTTACAAGACTATTGAGGAGCTTTGGGATGAAGAAATTTGA